The sequence TGCGCGAGAAAGACACCTGGGGCGAAGTGGGCAAAGCGCTCTCCGCGGCCGCCAGCGCCGCTATGACCTTCTACCTCATCCGGGAGGTGCGCTAGATGACGGATGCGCGACCGCTGCGCGTGCTCCACGTCATCACCCAGTCGCGCCCCCTGGGCGGCGCCCAGCACAACACCCTGGCGCTGGCCGCGCGCATGGACCGCGCCCGCTTCGACAGCGCCATCGCCTGCGGCCCGGGCGGGCCGCTGATCGCGGCCGCGCGCGCGGCCGGGGTGGCGGTGACGGTGGTGCCGACGCTCGACAACCCGGTGCGTCCGCTCGCCGACCTGCGGGCGCTGGCGGCTCTCATCCGCCTCTGCGGGCGCGGCGGTTTCGACATCGTCCACACCCATTCGACCAAGGGGGGCATCCTGGGGCGACTGGCGGCGGCGCGCTGCCGGGTGCCGGTGGTGGTGCACACGGTGCACGCGGTGCCGTTCCACGACGCGCAGAGACCGCTGATCCGCTGGGCGTCGCGGTGGGCGGAGCGGCTGGCGGCGGGCTGGTGCGACCGCCTCATCGCCATCGGCGACACGGTGGGGGAAGACTTCGTGCGCGCCGGGGTCTGCGCCCGCCGCGACATCGTGACCATTCGCAGCGGCATTGACTTCTCGCGCTTCGACGCGCCGGTGGATGGCGCCGCGGCGCGGCAGCGCCTGGGCCTGGCGCCCGGCCAGCCGGTGGTGGGAGCGGTGGGGCATCTGCTGGAGGCCAAGGGGTATCCGTACCTGCTGGAGGCGGCGCGCATGCTGAGAACGCGCTTCCCCGACCTACGCGTGCTGATCGTGGGGGAAGGGCCGCTGGAGCGAGAGCTGCGCGTGCGCAGCCGGGCGCTGGGGGTGGCCGACTGCTGCCTCTTCCTGGGGCGCCGCGACGACGTGCCGGAATTGCTGCGGGCGATGGACGTCTTCGCCCAGGCTTCGCTGTGGGAGGGCGTGCCGCGCGCGGTGCAGGAGGCGATGTACGTCGGTCTGCCGGTGGTGGCGACCGCCATCGCCGGCACGGCGGAGATCGTTGGGCACGACGCGACCGGGCTCTTGGTGCCCGCGCGCGATGCGGCGGCGCTGGCGCGCGCGCTGGCGGAGCTGTTGACCGACCCCGAACGCGCGGCCCGGCTGGGGGCGCAGGGACGGCGGCGCATCTCGGGCGAGTTCTCGGTCGCGCGCACGGTGCAGCGCACGGCGGCGCTGTACCTCGAGCTATGGGAGCGCTGGGGGCGGAGAGAACGCGAGGCCGTTCTCTCATCGCTGAGGCACACCCGGCCCGCCGACATCTGACCGCCGATCGCGGCACCGACGGAGGCATCTATGTGCGGCATCTGCGGCATCTGCAATATCTATTCGCGCGGCCGCGCCCGGCGCGCCACCGCCGCCGACATGTGCTCGACCTTGCGCCACCGCGGCCCCGACGACCACGGGGTCTTCGCCGCCGGCCCCGTCGCCCTGGCCATGGCCCGCCTCAGCATCATTGACCTCGCCGGCGGCCACCAGCCGCTGCACAACGAGGACGGCTCCGTCACCATCGTCTATAACGGCGAGACCTACAACGCCCCCGAGCTGCGCGCGCAGCTCGAGGGCAGGCATGACTTCGCCACCCGCTCCGACACCGAGGTGCTGGTGCACGCCTACGAGGAGTGGGGCGAGGAGATGCTGCCGCGGCTGCGCGGCATGTTCGCCTTCGCCATCTGGGACGACACCCGCCAGTCGCTGCTGCTGGCGCGCGACCGCCTCGGCATCAAGCCCCTCTACTACGCCCTTGCCGGCGACTGGCTGGCCTTCGGCTCCGAGATCAAGGCCGTGCTGCGGGCGCCGTGGGTGGAGCGCCGCCTCGACCCGGAGGCGCTGCACTCATACCTGAGCTTCAACTATGTTCCCGCGCCGATGACCATCTACCGGGGCCTGCGCAAGCTGCCGCCCGGTCACCTGCTGCGCTGCGGCGGCGGGCAGATGCGGCTGCGCCAATACTGGGACCTGCACGGGAGCGAGGGGACAGTTCCCCGTCGCCCAGGGCTGCGGCCGGGCGCGGGGTGGGAAGGAACTGTCCCCTACGTCCGCGACGGCGACGAGCAGGCGCGCGCGGACGAGCTGCGCGGGCTCCTGGACGATGCGGTGCGCGCGCACCTGCTGAGCGACGTGCCGGTGGGGGTGCTGCTCAGCGGGGGCATTGACTCCAGCGCCGTCGTCGCCCTCGCCGCCCGTGCCGGCGGGCGCGTCAAGACCTTCTCCATCGGCTTCGAGGAGAAGTCGTTCAACGAGCTGGAGGCGGCGCGGCTGGTCGCCCGCGCCTACGACACCGACCACCACGAGGATATCGTCACGCCCGACGCGGCGGCGCTGATCGAGCGCATCGCCGACCACTTCGACGAGCCGTTCGCGGATTCGAGCGCTCTGCCTACCTTCCTGGTGTCGCAGATGGCGGCGCGCGAGGTCAAGGTGGTGCTCTCCGGCGACGGCGGCGACGAGATCTTCGGCGGCTACATGACCTACACCGCCGACGACATGGCGCAGACCTACCAGCGCATTCCGCATCTGCTGCGGCGCCGGCTGATCGAGCCGCTGGTGGCGCGCCTGCCGGTGTCCGACAAGAAGAACAGCCTCGACTACCTCGCCAAGCGTTTCGTCGCGAGCGCGCACTTGCCGCCGCTGGAGCGCCACCACGCGTGGCGGGTGATCTTCACCGAGGTCGAGAAGCGCCGCCTCTACTCCCGCGACTGGCGCGCCGCCGCCGCGTGGGAGGATCCCCTGGCGATCCTGGCGCGCTACTACGAGAGCCTCGACGGCCAGCACTTCCTGACCAAGCTCCAGTACGTGGACACCAAGACCTATCTGCCCGACGACATCCTGACCAAGGTTGACCGCATGAGCATGGCCCACTCGTTGGAGACGCGGCCGCCGCTGCTCGATCACCGGGTGGTCGAGTATGCGGCGTCGCTGCCCGCATACATGAAGGTGCGCGGGCTGCAGCGCAAGCGGGTGCTGCGGCGGGCGGTGGGGGGGCTGCTGCCGCCGCCGCTGCTGCGGCGGCGCAAGCACGGCTTCAGCATCCCGGCGGCGGCGTGGCTGCGCGGCGAACTGCGCCCCCTGCTGCTGGACCTGCTGTCCCCCGCCGCGGTGCGGCGCTGCGGGGTGTTCGACCCGGCGGCGGTGGCCGGCTTGATTGACGACCACCTCGCCGGCCGCCGCGACCTCAGCCGCAACCTGTGGGGGCTGCTCATGTTCATGGTATGGCACGAGCGTTACCTGCGAAGCACCTGCACGCCTGCCCCTGCCGCACGGCGGCAGCCGGCCGGCGTATGCGCGGCGATGGGAGGCGAGGCATGACCGAGAGGGCGCTCAGCCTGCACCCCGATTTCATCGGGGCGCCGGGGGCGGCGGCGGCTCGCCGCGCGGTCAAGCGTGGGGGCGACGCGGTGCTCGCGGCGGTGGGGTTGATCGTGTCGGCGCCGCTGTGGGCGCTCATCTGCGCCGCCATCATGCTCGAGGACGGGCGCCCGGTGTTTTTCTGCAAGGAGTGTGTGGGGTGGCACGGCCGCACCTTCCGCCAGTTCAAGTTTCGCTCCATGGTGCGCGACGCCGAGCGCGCCACCGGCCCCGTGCTGTCGTGGGAGAACGACCCCCGCATCACGCGGGTCGGCGCGCTCCTGCGCAAGACCGCGCTCGACGAGCTGCCGCAGCTGGTCAACATCCTGCGCGGCGAGATGAGCTTGGTCGGGCCGCGCCCGCAGCGCGCCGTGTTGGTGGCCGGCTACGTGCGCGAGATCCCCAACTACGCCCGGCGCCACCTGGTGCGCCCGGGGTTGACGGGTTTGGCCCAGGTGCGCGGCCGCTACCACACCCCCCCGCGCCACAAGCTGCGCTATGACCTGCTCTACGTGCGCCGCGCCGGCCTCATGCTCGATCTCAGGCTCTTGCTCGCCTCCTTCCGGATCACCGCCAAGGGCAAGTGGTCGAGCCGCGAACGCAAACGCTGAGGGACAGCCGATGGACGCCGATGTGATCGTGATCGGGGCGGGACCGGTGGGCAGCTTCACCGCCTGGAAGCTGGCGCAGGCGGGCCTGCGCGCCGTCGTCATCGAGGAACACCCCGCCGTGGGCGAACCGGTCCACTGCACGGGCATCATCGGGCGCCAGGTCTTCGACCGCTTCGGCCTGCCGCGCGACTCCATCATGCACGAGTTGTCAGGTCTCACCGCCTACTCGCCCGCCGGCCACGCCGTGACCATAGATGTTGACGCGCCCCGGGCCTATGTCGTGGAGCGCGCGGCGTTCGATCGTCATTTGGCCCACCTGGCGGCGCAGGCGGGGGCGAGCTACCTCCTGGCGGCGCGCGCGCAAAGGGTGGAGCGCACGCGCGATCACATCTCCGTCACTGTCGGCACCAACGGCGACCGGCGGCGGCTGGAGGCGCGCATGTGTATCGTCGCCGCCGGCAGCCGCGGCCGGATCGGTGCCGAGATCGGCCTGCGCCCGGTGGCGTCCTACGCCCACGGCGTGCAGGTGGAGGCGGCGGTGCGCAACCTGCGGCGGGTGGAGGTGTTCTGCGGGCGCAGCCTGGCGCCGGGGTCGTTCGGATGGGTGGTGCCGCTGGGCGATGGCCGGGCGCGGGTGGGGGTGCGCGCGTTCGGCGCGGCGCGCCAGCGGTTGGACCACCTCTTGCAGCACCCGGCGCTGCGCGACCGCATCGGCGCGCCCATCAGCTCGCCCTA comes from Armatimonadota bacterium and encodes:
- a CDS encoding glycosyltransferase, whose amino-acid sequence is MTDARPLRVLHVITQSRPLGGAQHNTLALAARMDRARFDSAIACGPGGPLIAAARAAGVAVTVVPTLDNPVRPLADLRALAALIRLCGRGGFDIVHTHSTKGGILGRLAAARCRVPVVVHTVHAVPFHDAQRPLIRWASRWAERLAAGWCDRLIAIGDTVGEDFVRAGVCARRDIVTIRSGIDFSRFDAPVDGAAARQRLGLAPGQPVVGAVGHLLEAKGYPYLLEAARMLRTRFPDLRVLIVGEGPLERELRVRSRALGVADCCLFLGRRDDVPELLRAMDVFAQASLWEGVPRAVQEAMYVGLPVVATAIAGTAEIVGHDATGLLVPARDAAALARALAELLTDPERAARLGAQGRRRISGEFSVARTVQRTAALYLELWERWGRREREAVLSSLRHTRPADI
- the asnB gene encoding asparagine synthase (glutamine-hydrolyzing) is translated as MCGICGICNIYSRGRARRATAADMCSTLRHRGPDDHGVFAAGPVALAMARLSIIDLAGGHQPLHNEDGSVTIVYNGETYNAPELRAQLEGRHDFATRSDTEVLVHAYEEWGEEMLPRLRGMFAFAIWDDTRQSLLLARDRLGIKPLYYALAGDWLAFGSEIKAVLRAPWVERRLDPEALHSYLSFNYVPAPMTIYRGLRKLPPGHLLRCGGGQMRLRQYWDLHGSEGTVPRRPGLRPGAGWEGTVPYVRDGDEQARADELRGLLDDAVRAHLLSDVPVGVLLSGGIDSSAVVALAARAGGRVKTFSIGFEEKSFNELEAARLVARAYDTDHHEDIVTPDAAALIERIADHFDEPFADSSALPTFLVSQMAAREVKVVLSGDGGDEIFGGYMTYTADDMAQTYQRIPHLLRRRLIEPLVARLPVSDKKNSLDYLAKRFVASAHLPPLERHHAWRVIFTEVEKRRLYSRDWRAAAAWEDPLAILARYYESLDGQHFLTKLQYVDTKTYLPDDILTKVDRMSMAHSLETRPPLLDHRVVEYAASLPAYMKVRGLQRKRVLRRAVGGLLPPPLLRRRKHGFSIPAAAWLRGELRPLLLDLLSPAAVRRCGVFDPAAVAGLIDDHLAGRRDLSRNLWGLLMFMVWHERYLRSTCTPAPAARRQPAGVCAAMGGEA
- a CDS encoding sugar transferase, whose amino-acid sequence is MTERALSLHPDFIGAPGAAAARRAVKRGGDAVLAAVGLIVSAPLWALICAAIMLEDGRPVFFCKECVGWHGRTFRQFKFRSMVRDAERATGPVLSWENDPRITRVGALLRKTALDELPQLVNILRGEMSLVGPRPQRAVLVAGYVREIPNYARRHLVRPGLTGLAQVRGRYHTPPRHKLRYDLLYVRRAGLMLDLRLLLASFRITAKGKWSSRERKR
- a CDS encoding NAD(P)/FAD-dependent oxidoreductase, which encodes MDADVIVIGAGPVGSFTAWKLAQAGLRAVVIEEHPAVGEPVHCTGIIGRQVFDRFGLPRDSIMHELSGLTAYSPAGHAVTIDVDAPRAYVVERAAFDRHLAHLAAQAGASYLLAARAQRVERTRDHISVTVGTNGDRRRLEARMCIVAAGSRGRIGAEIGLRPVASYAHGVQVEAAVRNLRRVEVFCGRSLAPGSFGWVVPLGDGRARVGVRAFGAARQRLDHLLQHPALRDRIGAPISSPYGGPIPAAPSPRTYAERALSVGDAAGQVKTTTGGGVLFGLISADIAAQVTVAACRCHRFDEAFLRAYQRRWRRALARELRLGLVARTLAGLLRDDDIDALFRCAGCRALAQRMAENADFDLHARQLLAVLRAPALLAVLKGAIA